In Calothrix sp. PCC 7507, one DNA window encodes the following:
- a CDS encoding NUDIX hydrolase, which yields MPLGRELPQLLKQRLFYKGRKFNFEVNRLRLPNKAEGEWECIRHPGGALAVPVTAEGKLILVRQYRFAVQGRILEFPAGTVEANEDPLETVQREIEEETGYRAQKWEKLGEFFLAPGYSDEIIYAFLARDLEKLDKPPAQDEDEDIETVFFTPEELEKAILEGEPIDAKSISSFLLARHLLV from the coding sequence ATGCCATTAGGTAGAGAATTACCACAGCTGCTGAAACAACGCTTATTTTATAAAGGACGCAAGTTTAATTTTGAAGTTAATCGCTTGCGTTTACCTAATAAAGCGGAAGGAGAATGGGAGTGTATTCGCCACCCAGGTGGCGCTCTAGCTGTGCCTGTGACAGCAGAGGGTAAACTGATATTGGTACGCCAGTATCGTTTTGCAGTTCAGGGCAGAATATTAGAGTTTCCCGCAGGTACTGTGGAAGCGAATGAAGATCCCCTAGAGACAGTGCAGCGTGAAATTGAGGAAGAAACCGGCTATCGTGCCCAAAAGTGGGAAAAATTAGGAGAGTTTTTTCTCGCTCCAGGCTATTCTGATGAAATTATCTATGCTTTTTTAGCGCGAGATTTGGAAAAATTAGATAAACCACCAGCACAAGACGAAGACGAGGACATCGAAACCGTCTTTTTCACCCCCGAAGAATTAGAGAAAGCAATTTTAGAGGGTGAACCAATAGATGCTAAATCCATTTCTAGCTTTCTGCTGGCTCGTCATTTACTAGTTTAA
- the rplT gene encoding 50S ribosomal protein L20 has translation MTRVKRGNVARKRRNKILKLAKGFRGSHSTLFRTANQQVMKALRSAYRDRKNRKRDFRRLWITRINAAARLHGLSYSQLIGNLKKADIQLNRKMLAQLAVLDPASFGKVAELANQAKG, from the coding sequence ATGACTCGGGTAAAACGCGGTAACGTAGCTCGTAAACGCCGCAATAAAATTCTCAAACTAGCTAAAGGTTTTCGCGGTTCCCACTCAACTCTGTTTAGAACCGCCAACCAACAGGTAATGAAGGCCCTACGGAGTGCCTACCGCGATCGCAAAAACAGAAAGCGCGATTTCCGTCGTCTCTGGATCACCCGCATCAACGCCGCTGCAAGACTTCATGGTTTGAGTTACAGCCAATTGATCGGTAACTTGAAAAAGGCTGATATCCAACTAAATCGCAAGATGTTGGCACAATTAGCAGTCCTCGATCCAGCTAGTTTTGGCAAAGTTGCTGAATTAGCGAATCAAGCAAAAGGATAA
- a CDS encoding patatin-like phospholipase family protein, with translation MPYKYKVLSIDGGGIRGIIPAIVLDEIEKRTGKPICQLFSLIAGSSTGGILAAGLAKPDPNNKSQPHFKAKDLIEIYRQDGERIFFESYITRLMSIDDILRAKYSSKGRDEVLTEFFGDTLLQDALTELFITSYDIELRMPIFFINELKKQKLGDNFRKICEGYTMKQAAMATSAAPTYFKPYKIETIDPTDGGYYALIDGCIFANNPTSLAIMEALISSKKLSAKIPYKQPLSLNDILVVSLGTGSLTRKYHYDKAVNWGLIQWVEPLVNIMLDANSESVACQLEQLLPKADDIPKQYYRFQGFLNGANDDMDDASPENIERLEALAQQIIRQKNSELNELCEQLMQVQEPEEQQELLVER, from the coding sequence ATGCCTTATAAATACAAAGTGTTGTCAATTGACGGTGGCGGTATTCGCGGAATAATTCCGGCGATCGTTTTAGACGAGATCGAAAAACGTACAGGAAAGCCGATTTGTCAACTGTTTAGCCTGATTGCAGGTAGCTCAACTGGCGGAATTCTCGCTGCAGGCCTCGCTAAACCAGATCCAAACAACAAGAGTCAACCTCATTTTAAAGCCAAGGATCTGATTGAGATATATCGGCAAGATGGAGAACGCATCTTTTTTGAGTCATATATCACACGCTTGATGTCAATTGACGACATTTTGCGAGCAAAGTATTCATCGAAAGGTAGAGACGAAGTTTTAACAGAATTTTTTGGAGATACTCTTCTACAAGATGCACTCACGGAACTTTTTATCACTAGTTATGATATCGAGTTGCGGATGCCGATTTTCTTTATTAATGAGTTAAAAAAACAAAAATTAGGTGATAACTTCCGCAAGATATGCGAAGGTTACACCATGAAACAAGCCGCAATGGCAACTTCTGCAGCCCCAACTTATTTCAAGCCTTATAAAATCGAAACAATCGATCCAACAGATGGCGGTTATTATGCATTAATTGATGGTTGCATTTTTGCCAACAACCCTACATCTTTGGCAATTATGGAAGCTTTAATATCTTCTAAAAAACTCAGTGCCAAAATCCCTTATAAACAACCACTATCTTTAAATGACATTTTAGTAGTTTCATTAGGTACAGGTTCTCTAACCCGTAAATACCATTACGATAAAGCTGTAAATTGGGGATTAATTCAATGGGTAGAACCATTGGTGAATATTATGTTGGATGCTAACAGTGAATCAGTAGCTTGTCAGTTAGAACAATTACTACCGAAAGCAGATGATATCCCTAAACAATATTATCGCTTCCAAGGATTTCTCAATGGGGCTAACGACGATATGGATGATGCAAGTCCTGAAAATATTGAGCGCCTAGAAGCACTAGCACAGCAAATTATTCGCCAAAAAAATTCAGAATTGAATGAACTCTGTGAGCAACTTATGCAGGTGCAGGAACCAGAAGAACAGCAAGAGTTACTTGTAGAGAGGTGA
- a CDS encoding fasciclin domain-containing protein codes for MNTQLSRSLLGKTVGVAIAAAGLLVNVPTFAQSTPAPTPAVKPAPAKPKTPGTIVDVASANPSFKTLVAAVKAAGLVETLSGQGPFTVFAPTDAAFAKLPKGTLEKLLKPENKATLVKVLTYHVISGAVDSKSIKSGEVKTVEGASVKVTVRKAGVTVGNAKVIKADVKASNGYIHVIDTVLLPPGLKL; via the coding sequence ATGAATACACAACTATCTCGTAGCTTATTAGGTAAAACAGTGGGTGTGGCGATCGCAGCAGCTGGTCTTTTGGTTAACGTGCCAACCTTTGCTCAGTCTACTCCCGCACCAACACCAGCGGTTAAACCCGCGCCAGCAAAACCCAAAACTCCTGGTACAATTGTTGATGTTGCCAGTGCTAACCCTTCTTTCAAGACCTTGGTAGCAGCTGTGAAAGCAGCAGGTCTGGTAGAAACTTTATCTGGTCAAGGCCCATTCACAGTATTTGCACCCACCGATGCTGCATTTGCCAAGTTGCCAAAAGGTACTCTAGAAAAACTATTGAAGCCAGAAAATAAAGCAACCCTGGTGAAGGTTTTAACTTATCACGTCATCAGCGGTGCAGTTGATTCTAAATCCATCAAATCTGGCGAAGTCAAGACGGTTGAAGGCGCATCAGTTAAAGTTACAGTGAGAAAAGCTGGTGTAACAGTAGGTAATGCCAAAGTCATCAAAGCAGATGTCAAAGCCAGCAATGGTTATATCCATGTAATTGATACAGTCCTACTCCCTCCTGGATTGAAACTGTAA
- a CDS encoding YlqD family protein, with translation MDVSKPQLLLKRVVNVKVIVTPLWKEEIQQQLQAQINQTDQQLQQLDVEGQRAIAAIQKQSLQPPGPQTIQQIDNIQLQVNQKKSELLEQKNQFLQNLQQVQFLELDQEVNQFQMEGFFRIETGDNLISKTQVEIVLRDGIVEEIRGDI, from the coding sequence ATGGATGTCTCCAAACCTCAATTACTTTTGAAGCGTGTTGTCAATGTCAAAGTTATTGTGACTCCTCTATGGAAAGAGGAAATTCAACAGCAATTGCAAGCACAGATTAATCAAACTGATCAACAACTGCAACAATTAGATGTAGAAGGACAAAGAGCGATCGCCGCAATTCAAAAGCAGAGTCTGCAACCACCTGGCCCTCAGACTATCCAACAAATTGACAATATTCAACTCCAAGTCAATCAAAAGAAAAGTGAACTGCTAGAACAAAAAAATCAATTTCTGCAAAACCTTCAGCAAGTGCAGTTTCTGGAGTTGGATCAAGAGGTTAACCAATTTCAAATGGAAGGTTTTTTCCGCATAGAAACGGGTGATAACCTAATTAGCAAAACACAAGTCGAAATCGTGCTACGCGATGGTATTGTCGAAGAGATTCGCGGCGATATCTAA
- a CDS encoding Uma2 family endonuclease, translated as MFQALPKTITFEEFLNWKPDGGCYELHDRVIVEMQPVGDHEETNGFLSKKLNVEFERLSLPYIIPKQALVKIPDKDSGYSPDVIVINQQNLSSEPMWKKSSTVTQAASVPLVIKVVSTNWKDDYAHKLVDYETFGVPEYWIVDYLALGGRRYIGNPKQPTISIYYLVDDEYQVNQFRGGERIISPTFPELNLTAEQIFLAGRMEN; from the coding sequence ATGTTTCAAGCTTTACCGAAAACAATCACTTTTGAAGAATTCCTAAATTGGAAGCCAGACGGCGGATGTTATGAACTACACGATCGCGTAATTGTTGAAATGCAGCCAGTAGGAGATCATGAGGAGACTAATGGTTTTTTGTCTAAAAAACTAAACGTCGAATTTGAACGCCTGAGTCTCCCTTACATCATACCCAAGCAAGCTTTAGTTAAGATTCCTGACAAAGATTCTGGTTATTCACCTGATGTGATAGTGATAAATCAACAGAATCTTTCATCAGAACCAATGTGGAAAAAGTCCTCAACGGTGACTCAAGCTGCATCTGTTCCCTTAGTTATTAAAGTAGTCAGCACTAATTGGAAAGATGATTATGCACACAAGTTGGTTGACTATGAAACTTTCGGTGTTCCTGAATATTGGATTGTGGATTATTTAGCTTTGGGTGGTAGGCGGTATATAGGTAATCCCAAACAACCTACTATTTCTATCTATTATTTAGTAGATGATGAGTATCAAGTTAACCAGTTTCGAGGTGGGGAACGCATCATATCACCTACTTTCCCGGAATTGAATTTGACTGCTGAACAGATTTTTCTAGCTGGGCGGATGGAAAATTAG
- a CDS encoding long-chain fatty acid--CoA ligase, producing MSKNQPAATALSQLTVKEREILQGLANYNKVDSLSEIWPLAAQRFGDTVALHNPHAQPGVLITYAQLAEQIRQFAAGLQSLGVKVGDRISLIADNSPRWFIADQGIMTAGAADAVRSSQAEREELLFIIANSGSTALVVEDLKTLKKLREGLKDLPIPLVILLSDEAPPTEESLKVLNFSQLMEVGAQHTLQPVKQNREDLATLIYTSGTTGKPKGVMLSHDNLLHQVTVFGVVVQPEVGDTVLSILPSWHSYERTVEYFLLSQGCTQVYTNLRSVKKDLREFKPHYMVGVPRLWESIYEGAQKQFREQPAKKQRLINSLLGTSEKYIKAQRIAQKLDLEHLDASAIEQLTARIQASALFPLHALGEKLVYAKVREATGGRVKQMISGGGALPKHIDNFFEIIGVQILQGYGLTETSPVTHVRRPSRNLIGASGQPLPATETKIVDPETRVPLPTGKRGLVLLKGPQIMEGYYQNPEATAKAIDPQGWFDSGDLGWLTPQNDLVLTGRAKDTIVLTNGENIEPQPIEDACLRSPYVDQIMLVGQDQRSLGALIVPNVEALAKWAETQNLSISIQDDNVADASSQKIDLESKIIQDLFRQELNREVQNRPGYRADDRISSFRLIPEPFSIENGLLTQTLKMRRHVVTERYRDIIDGMFA from the coding sequence ATGTCAAAAAATCAGCCTGCTGCTACTGCTTTATCTCAGCTGACGGTGAAAGAACGCGAAATTTTGCAGGGTTTGGCTAATTACAACAAAGTGGATTCGCTATCAGAGATTTGGCCTTTGGCAGCGCAGCGATTTGGTGATACTGTGGCTCTGCACAACCCCCATGCTCAACCAGGGGTGTTAATTACTTATGCCCAACTAGCGGAGCAGATTCGCCAATTTGCGGCTGGTTTACAGTCATTAGGGGTGAAGGTAGGCGATCGCATTTCTCTAATTGCTGATAACAGTCCTCGCTGGTTTATTGCCGATCAAGGCATCATGACCGCTGGTGCAGCTGATGCGGTGCGTAGTTCCCAAGCTGAACGAGAAGAACTGCTGTTTATCATAGCTAATAGTGGCAGCACAGCCCTAGTAGTCGAGGATTTAAAGACACTTAAGAAACTGCGGGAAGGCCTCAAAGATTTACCAATTCCACTGGTAATCTTACTTTCAGATGAAGCGCCGCCCACGGAAGAAAGCCTCAAGGTGCTAAATTTTTCACAGTTGATGGAAGTTGGCGCACAACATACTCTACAGCCAGTCAAGCAAAATCGTGAAGACTTAGCCACGCTGATTTACACCTCTGGGACTACGGGTAAACCTAAGGGTGTGATGCTGAGTCATGATAATTTGCTGCACCAGGTGACAGTCTTTGGTGTCGTAGTCCAACCAGAGGTAGGAGATACTGTCTTAAGTATTCTTCCTAGCTGGCATAGCTATGAACGGACAGTTGAATATTTCTTACTCTCTCAAGGTTGCACACAAGTCTATACCAACTTGCGCTCAGTTAAAAAGGATTTGAGAGAATTTAAACCCCACTACATGGTTGGTGTCCCTCGGCTGTGGGAATCGATTTATGAGGGGGCGCAAAAGCAGTTCCGGGAACAACCAGCTAAGAAACAACGCCTAATTAACTCATTACTGGGCACTAGTGAGAAATATATCAAAGCGCAGCGCATCGCCCAAAAGTTGGATTTAGAGCATCTTGATGCTTCGGCGATCGAGCAATTAACCGCTAGGATACAAGCATCTGCCTTGTTCCCGCTCCACGCCTTGGGAGAAAAACTAGTTTATGCCAAAGTCAGGGAAGCCACGGGAGGACGAGTCAAGCAAATGATTAGCGGCGGTGGTGCGCTTCCCAAGCACATTGATAATTTTTTTGAAATTATTGGTGTGCAGATTTTGCAGGGTTATGGTTTAACAGAAACTTCTCCTGTCACCCATGTGCGTCGTCCCAGCAGAAATCTCATTGGTGCATCTGGACAACCATTACCGGCAACAGAGACTAAAATTGTAGATCCGGAAACAAGAGTGCCTCTACCAACTGGCAAGCGTGGCTTGGTCTTGTTAAAGGGACCGCAAATCATGGAAGGCTATTACCAAAATCCGGAAGCTACAGCAAAAGCAATTGACCCCCAAGGTTGGTTTGATAGCGGTGATTTGGGTTGGTTAACGCCACAAAATGACTTGGTTTTGACTGGTCGAGCTAAGGATACGATTGTATTAACCAATGGGGAGAATATCGAGCCACAGCCTATTGAGGATGCGTGTTTGCGATCGCCCTACGTTGATCAAATTATGCTCGTCGGCCAAGATCAGCGTAGCCTCGGTGCTTTAATTGTTCCCAACGTCGAAGCTTTGGCAAAATGGGCAGAAACCCAAAACTTGAGTATAAGTATACAGGACGACAATGTAGCCGACGCATCCAGTCAAAAAATTGACCTGGAGAGTAAAATAATCCAGGATTTATTTCGGCAAGAATTGAATCGGGAAGTGCAAAACCGTCCAGGCTATCGAGCAGATGACCGCATTAGCTCATTCAGACTCATTCCGGAGCCATTTTCAATTGAAAACGGCTTGCTGACACAAACCCTAAAGATGCGGCGACACGTCGTCACAGAGCGCTATCGCGATATTATTGACGGCATGTTTGCCTAA
- the ligA gene encoding NAD-dependent DNA ligase LigA, giving the protein MIQIQPEVKRIEELRQLLQQASYAYYVLDAPIMEDAVYDQLYRELHQLEIQYPKLVAPDSPTQRVGEKPATQFTSVRHNIPLYSLENAFNVDELQAWDQRWRRQIPKIDSVEYVSELKIDGSAIALTYQNGILVRGATRGDGVMGEDITQNVRTIRSIPLRLNFAGLEILEKVEVRGEAFLPLDVFKQINEERQKAGEQLFANPRNAAAGTLRQLDSRIVARRRLDFFAYTLHIPGRDDASIANTQWEALELLRKMGFKVDLNHKLCSSLAEVGEYYQHWDTERLNLPYMTDGVVVKLNVFKLQEQLGFTQKFPRWAVALKYAAEEAPTHVENIAVNVGRTGALTPLAQMRPVQLAGTTVSRATLHNSDRITQLDIRIGDTVIVRKAGEIIPEVVRVLKELRPDNTQPFIMPTHCPICGQPVVRELGEAVTRCVNASCAAILKGAIEHWVSRDALDIKGMGEKLVHQLVDKGLVHAVADLYELTQEQLCALERMGEKSAQKLIDAIAQSKNQPWSRVLYGLGIRHVGSVNAQLITEKFPHVDKLAAAKQSEIAGIYGIGVEIAESVYQWFHIGANQTLISRLQAAGLQLAANEETTVVADSNQNLAGKTFVVTGTLPTLKRDEAKALIQKAGGKVTESVSKKTDYLVVGEDAGSKLEKAQALGVAQLTEAQLLALVEG; this is encoded by the coding sequence ATGATCCAGATTCAGCCAGAAGTCAAGCGCATAGAAGAACTGCGCCAATTGTTACAACAAGCCAGCTATGCTTATTACGTCCTAGATGCACCAATTATGGAGGATGCAGTTTATGACCAGCTGTATCGAGAGTTGCATCAACTAGAAATTCAGTATCCCAAATTGGTAGCGCCAGATAGCCCGACTCAGCGCGTGGGTGAAAAACCAGCAACACAGTTTACATCGGTAAGGCATAATATCCCCCTGTATAGTTTGGAAAATGCCTTTAATGTTGATGAGTTACAAGCATGGGATCAGCGTTGGCGGCGACAAATACCGAAAATAGATTCGGTAGAATACGTCTCTGAACTGAAAATAGATGGTTCTGCGATCGCTCTTACCTATCAAAATGGCATTCTAGTTAGGGGCGCAACTAGGGGTGATGGGGTGATGGGTGAAGATATTACCCAAAATGTCCGCACAATTCGCTCAATTCCCCTGCGGTTGAATTTTGCAGGATTAGAAATTCTCGAAAAGGTGGAAGTGCGCGGCGAGGCGTTTTTACCTTTGGATGTGTTTAAACAAATCAACGAAGAAAGGCAAAAAGCAGGTGAACAGTTATTCGCCAATCCCCGCAATGCGGCAGCAGGTACTCTCAGACAATTAGACTCCCGCATTGTCGCCCGCCGACGGTTAGATTTCTTTGCTTACACGCTACACATTCCTGGTAGGGATGACGCTAGTATCGCCAATACCCAATGGGAAGCTTTGGAATTGTTGCGAAAAATGGGTTTCAAGGTTGACTTGAACCACAAATTATGCAGTTCTCTAGCAGAAGTTGGCGAATATTATCAGCACTGGGATACTGAACGGCTGAATTTACCCTATATGACTGATGGGGTGGTAGTAAAGCTGAATGTCTTTAAGCTGCAAGAACAGCTGGGATTTACGCAGAAATTCCCTCGGTGGGCGGTGGCGTTGAAATATGCAGCCGAGGAAGCACCCACCCACGTCGAAAATATTGCGGTGAATGTGGGGAGAACGGGGGCGTTAACGCCATTGGCCCAAATGCGTCCTGTGCAACTGGCGGGGACTACTGTTTCCCGCGCTACTTTACACAATAGCGATCGCATTACCCAATTAGACATCCGCATCGGCGATACTGTGATTGTCCGCAAAGCTGGAGAAATCATCCCCGAAGTGGTGCGGGTACTCAAAGAACTCCGTCCCGACAATACTCAACCTTTTATCATGCCCACCCATTGCCCAATTTGCGGACAGCCAGTGGTGCGAGAGTTGGGTGAAGCTGTTACTCGATGTGTCAATGCTTCCTGTGCAGCGATTCTTAAAGGGGCAATTGAACATTGGGTGAGTCGTGACGCCTTAGATATTAAAGGTATGGGCGAAAAACTAGTACATCAACTTGTCGATAAAGGGTTGGTACATGCCGTTGCCGATTTATATGAATTGACACAAGAGCAATTATGTGCTTTGGAAAGAATGGGTGAAAAATCGGCACAGAAATTAATAGATGCGATCGCCCAATCGAAAAACCAACCTTGGTCACGGGTATTGTATGGTTTAGGCATCCGTCATGTTGGCAGCGTCAATGCTCAATTAATCACTGAGAAATTCCCTCATGTAGACAAGTTAGCCGCAGCCAAGCAGTCAGAAATTGCAGGCATTTATGGTATTGGTGTAGAAATTGCCGAGTCTGTATACCAATGGTTCCACATCGGTGCTAATCAAACTTTGATTTCTCGCCTCCAAGCGGCTGGGTTGCAATTAGCGGCTAATGAGGAAACAACAGTAGTTGCTGATAGTAATCAAAATTTAGCTGGTAAAACCTTTGTAGTGACGGGAACTCTACCAACTTTAAAGCGCGATGAGGCGAAAGCTTTAATCCAAAAAGCTGGTGGTAAGGTAACGGAATCGGTGAGTAAAAAAACCGATTATTTGGTTGTGGGAGAAGATGCAGGTTCTAAGTTAGAAAAGGCGCAAGCGCTGGGAGTCGCTCAGTTAACTGAGGCACAGTTGTTGGCGCTGGTAGAAGGTTAG
- a CDS encoding bifunctional cobalt-precorrin-7 (C(5))-methyltransferase/cobalt-precorrin-6B (C(15))-methyltransferase, translating into MTHKWLSIIGIGEDGLQGLSPIARSLVEQAEVIVGGDRHLAMLPTDDQRQKIAWKSPFSVSIEEVIRRRGESICILASGDPMCYGIGVTLTRRIPISEMTIIPAPSAFSLACSRLGWSLTEVETLSLCGRPASLLQSYTYPGARLLILSAGKNTPSIVAKILTERGFGGSEITVLERMGGTQERIVAGTAVLWNETEIAALNAIAIHCKADAGVTPLPRLPGLPDHAYHHDGQLTKREVRAVTLSTLAPIPGELLWDVGAGCGSISIEWMRTDPRCQAIAIEQNSTRLRYVADNAAALGTPNLQIIEGKAPNVLPDLPTPNAIFIGGGVTAEGLFDICWSALQPGGRLVANVVTIEGEQTLFRWYEKVGGNFTRIAIQRAEPIGKFLGWRAMAPVTQWIAVKK; encoded by the coding sequence ATGACACATAAATGGCTCTCTATTATTGGCATTGGTGAAGATGGGTTGCAGGGGTTAAGTCCGATCGCCCGTTCCTTAGTTGAGCAAGCGGAAGTTATAGTAGGAGGCGATCGCCATTTGGCAATGCTACCCACAGATGACCAACGTCAGAAAATAGCCTGGAAATCTCCCTTTAGTGTCTCAATCGAGGAAGTTATCCGGCGGCGGGGTGAGTCGATTTGCATTTTGGCTAGCGGTGATCCCATGTGTTATGGCATTGGTGTCACGCTGACGCGGCGCATTCCCATCTCAGAAATGACAATCATCCCCGCGCCGTCAGCCTTCAGCCTCGCCTGTTCACGACTGGGGTGGTCTTTGACGGAAGTAGAAACCTTGAGTTTGTGCGGTCGTCCTGCTTCTCTGCTCCAGTCTTACACCTATCCCGGAGCTAGGTTATTAATTTTAAGTGCAGGTAAGAATACACCAAGCATTGTTGCCAAAATCTTGACAGAACGCGGTTTTGGTGGTAGTGAAATTACCGTTTTAGAAAGGATGGGTGGCACTCAGGAAAGAATAGTTGCAGGTACTGCGGTATTGTGGAATGAGACAGAAATTGCTGCTTTAAATGCGATCGCTATTCACTGTAAAGCCGATGCGGGAGTCACCCCATTACCCAGGCTACCAGGATTACCAGACCATGCCTATCACCATGATGGACAACTAACCAAGCGCGAAGTTAGAGCCGTAACACTATCGACCCTCGCACCCATACCAGGAGAACTGCTGTGGGATGTCGGCGCTGGTTGTGGTTCAATATCAATAGAATGGATGCGGACTGATCCGAGATGTCAGGCGATCGCCATTGAACAAAATTCTACAAGACTGCGTTATGTTGCCGACAACGCCGCTGCTTTAGGTACTCCCAACCTGCAAATCATTGAGGGGAAAGCACCAAATGTTCTCCCAGACTTACCTACACCCAACGCCATTTTCATTGGTGGCGGAGTCACAGCAGAAGGATTGTTTGATATTTGTTGGTCAGCACTACAACCAGGTGGACGGTTAGTTGCTAATGTCGTCACAATAGAAGGTGAGCAAACCCTATTTCGATGGTATGAAAAAGTAGGCGGTAATTTCACCCGAATTGCTATTCAACGAGCAGAACCAATTGGTAAATTTTTAGGTTGGCGTGCAATGGCTCCTGTAACCCAATGGATAGCTGTTAAAAAGTAA
- a CDS encoding dihydrolipoamide acetyltransferase family protein: MSIHEVFMPALSSTMTEGKIVSWVKSPGDKVEKGETVVVVESDKADMDVESFYEGYLAHILVPAGESTTVGSAIAYIAETEAEIATAKSLANSGGASTPATPTPQPVAVTASVGTPTLASQNGSNHREGRVVVSPRARKLAKELKVDLNTLKGSGPYGRIVAEDVEAAANQGKQPAAKPLTPQPSTPTIIPTAPAPTPVTSSAIPGQIVPLTTFQNAVVRNMVATISVPVFRVGYTITTDGLDKLYKQIKSKGVTMTALLAKAVAVTLQKHPLINASYSDQGIVYHSDINISVAVAMDDGGLITPVLKNADIVDIYSLSRTWKSLVERARSKQLQPDEYNSGTFTLSNLGMFGVDTFDAILPPGQGSILAIGASTPQVVATGDGLFGVRQQMQVNITADHRIIYGAHAAAFLRDLTKLIETNPQSLTL, translated from the coding sequence ATGAGCATTCACGAAGTATTTATGCCGGCGCTGAGTTCCACGATGACTGAAGGCAAAATCGTCTCCTGGGTGAAATCGCCAGGCGATAAAGTGGAGAAAGGCGAAACAGTGGTGGTTGTCGAGTCAGATAAGGCAGATATGGATGTGGAATCCTTTTATGAAGGATATCTTGCCCATATTTTAGTGCCAGCTGGTGAAAGTACAACCGTGGGATCTGCGATCGCCTATATCGCCGAAACGGAAGCTGAAATTGCAACTGCTAAGTCTCTAGCCAATTCCGGTGGTGCGTCTACCCCTGCTACTCCTACTCCTCAACCAGTCGCCGTCACCGCCTCAGTGGGGACACCTACCTTAGCTTCTCAAAATGGTTCTAACCACCGTGAAGGTAGGGTTGTGGTTTCACCCCGTGCCCGTAAGTTAGCAAAAGAACTAAAAGTTGATTTAAATACACTTAAAGGCAGTGGCCCCTACGGGCGCATCGTCGCTGAGGATGTGGAAGCAGCAGCAAATCAGGGTAAGCAACCAGCCGCTAAACCACTTACACCACAGCCATCGACACCGACAATCATCCCCACAGCACCTGCACCTACTCCAGTGACCAGCAGCGCTATACCTGGTCAAATAGTGCCCCTCACTACCTTCCAAAATGCCGTAGTGCGGAATATGGTAGCTACCATCTCCGTTCCAGTCTTCCGTGTGGGTTACACAATCACAACTGACGGCTTAGACAAGCTCTACAAGCAGATTAAGTCCAAAGGGGTGACAATGACAGCCCTACTAGCAAAAGCTGTAGCGGTGACATTACAAAAACACCCATTAATAAATGCTAGCTATTCTGACCAAGGAATTGTTTATCATTCTGACATCAACATTTCTGTAGCTGTAGCTATGGATGATGGCGGATTGATTACACCTGTATTAAAGAACGCAGATATAGTAGACATTTATTCTCTATCGCGCACTTGGAAGTCTTTAGTAGAACGCGCTAGAAGCAAGCAACTACAACCAGACGAATATAACAGTGGCACTTTCACCCTATCTAACTTGGGAATGTTTGGTGTAGACACATTTGACGCAATTTTGCCACCTGGACAAGGTTCGATTTTAGCGATCGGGGCGTCTACTCCGCAAGTAGTAGCCACAGGCGATGGTTTATTTGGTGTACGCCAACAAATGCAAGTAAATATTACTGCCGATCACCGAATTATCTATGGTGCCCATGCAGCCGCATTCTTGCGAGATTTGACGAAGTTGATTGAGACAAATCCTCAATCCTTGACACTCTAA
- the rpmI gene encoding 50S ribosomal protein L35 yields MPKLKTRKAAAKRFRATGTGKIVRRKAGKNHLLEHKSSDKKRNFSKTALVHERDEDNVRLMLPYL; encoded by the coding sequence ATGCCTAAACTCAAGACTCGTAAAGCAGCAGCGAAGCGATTCCGTGCCACCGGCACAGGTAAAATCGTGCGTCGTAAAGCTGGTAAAAACCACTTGCTAGAACACAAAAGTTCTGACAAGAAGCGCAACTTCTCCAAGACTGCACTTGTACATGAACGCGATGAAGATAATGTGCGTTTAATGCTCCCATATTTGTAA